GACTGCTTCCAGGGAAGACTTAAGGCTGTCCCTTAAGCCAGTTAAGTAGGAAGGAGCCGAGCTGTAAAGAAGACTGTAGCAGGTTCTGTGCTTTGCATTGTCCAGCATCATCTTAAAAGATTCCTTTAACTGGATCAGTTCCGATTCCAGCTCCTCTTTTGGAACCTTATAGGCATTGGTGCGGACAATTATGCCGAAGTCTTCTTCTTTCCTGGATTCCAGAAATGGCTTTATCTCCTGTTTCCATGCCTGGTCCGCAATCTTAGACGAAAAGCCAATCTGCTTCTTTCCAGAGGTCAGGACGAAATAGCGGCCGGTAAAATTTAAGTTTCCGGTGAGAACCGGAGCCTTTGTCTTCACCGCATCCCGTTCTACCTGGACGATGATTTCATCACCCTGACGCAGCTTTCCGTCATAGGGCCTCTGGTCTGCAAAATGGATACTGGCATCAGACAGGCTTAAATATCCCATCTGCCCTCCTCCCATATCTACAAAAGCAGCATTGATGTTTTTAACGATGTGATTAACTTTTCCAATATAGATGTTGCCCAGAACGGACTGGTTTTCCTGCGGCTCAATGTCCACCTGAACCGTTTCTTTTCCTGACTGAAAAAGGGTGATGACCGAGCCGTTCCATCTTGTTATGATTAACTTATTCAAGGGATTCTCCTATAAGCCCTAAAGGCACAAGTATTCTATGTTCTTCATCTCCCGTGTTGCCGTAGACCTCTTCTCTCTGGATCTGGAAGGCAAACTCCGGGCAGGTCTGTCCCAACCACTGATAATAAGCCTCCATCACCAGCTCAGGCTTTAAATTATCTGCGCTTCCGGCAGACACCTTCATAAAGATGGTCTCTCCCTGGACCGAGAGTTCATAGATAAAATCTTTTAAGTCCACTTCTCTTTCGCCTTTTTTCGTCTTTTTGATAATGAGGATATGCTCCTGCTTCACAAATTCCAAAAGGCCCTTTAAAAATGCGTCCAGATCTTTTGGCTGCTTTCCTTCCCGAAACGTCAGGGTATAGTCCGCCGCAGCAACCAGTGACATGGCGTTTTTCGCCCGTTCATTAAGCATATGGCATTCCGTGATCCGGATTCCCTCTGCCATTACTTCATTTAACTGGTCCATCATGGTTTTGCAATCTTCCATGGAATGAACTTCAATGTCCATGTATTCTCCATTGCTGGTAAGCCCTACTCCTAGAGGCGCTGCAAAAGACATGATCTGATGAGGACTGAAGCCTTCGCTGTATTTAATATCAACGCCGGCCCTTCTCATGGCCTTCTGGAAATAACGCATCACATCCAGATGTCCCACAAATTTGACCGGACCTTGCTTGGAAAACTTGATTCTAAGCTTCATAGCAGACACCTCCCTTGAAATCCATAGCCCCGCAGCCTGAACATCTTTCCCTGCAGTTGGGGGTGACTTTCTCATTGATGGCATTCTGCCATTCTCTCTTTAAAAATTCTTTTGACACACCCGGATCAATAAAGTCCCAGGGGAACACTTCTTCTAAGTCTCTTTCTCTGACCGTATAGAAATCTGCATCTAAGCCGCAGGTCTCAAATGCCTTCATCCAGATATCATTTTTAAAATGTTCTGACCAGGAATCATAAATGGCACCATTTTTATAGACTTCTTCTATCAAAGCGGAGATTTTTCTGTCCCCGCGGGCCAAAACGCCTTCCAGGACCGTCAAATCAGCTTCATGATAATTGTATTTTAAGCTCTTCTGATTCAACATCTTTTTAAATTTATCTTTAACAATATAAGCTCTCTCTAAAAATTCCTCTTTTGTGCACATCCTCGCCCACTGGAATGGAGTAAAGGGCTTTGGAACAAAGAAAGAGGAGCTTGCTACTACCTGAACCTTTCCGTTTCTCTGGTCCTTGGGAATCTCATAGTAGACCTCTGCCACCTTTTCGGACAGCTCTGCAATCCCTTCCATGTCCTCTACGGTCTCTGTGGGGAGTCCCAGCATAAAGTAAAGCTTTACCCGGTTCCAGCCGCCTTGGAAGGCTTCTCCCGCTCCTTTTAAAATGATCTCTTCCGTCAGCCCTTTGTTAATTACATCACGAAGTCTTTGGGAACCGGCCTCAGGGGCAAAGGTCAGACTGCTCTTTCTGATATCCTGGACCTTGCTCATGACATCAAGGGAAAAAGCGTCGATACGAAGGGAAGGCAGGGAAATATTGACCCCCTTGTCCTTAAATTCATCGATCAGGAAATTCACAATTCCCTCTAAATGGCTGTAATCACTGGAACTTAAAGAGCTTAGTGAGATTTCCTCATGCCCTGTGCTCTTTAACAGCTTGCAGGCATAATCCTTTAAATATTCCAGGCTGTGTTCCCTTAAAGGACGGTAAACATTGCCGGCCTGACAGAAACGGCAGCCCCTGATGCAGCCCCTCATGACTTCCAGGACCACCCTGTCCTGGGTCACCTTGATAAAAGGAACCACCGGCTTTTCAATATAATAAGCCTCATCCATGGTAACAACCATCTGCTTTGTTATTTTTTCCTTTGCATGAGGATTGTTAGGCTTCATGCTCTCTATGGTGCCGTCCTCTTTATAGGTCACATCATAAAAAGCCGGCACATAGATCCCCTCTATCTCCGAGACCATCTCCAGAAATTCCCGGCGGCTTCCTCCGTTTTTCTTATTTTCCTTATAACGGTCCATAAGCTCAAAATAAACGGTTTCTCCTTCGCCGATGTAGAACATGTCAAAAAACTCCGCCAAAGGCTCAGGATTGTATGCACATGGGCCGCCGCCTATGATAATGGGATCTTCCTCCGTCCGGTCCGCCCAGTGAAGGGGGATTTGTCCCAAATCAAGAACCTGCAGGATGTTTGTATAGCACATTTCATATTGGAGGGTAATTCCGATAAAATCAAATTTCTTAATAGGGTCCTGGGATTCCAAAGCAAAAAGAGGAATATTCTGCTCCCTCATGATCTGGTCTAAATCCGTCCAGGGTGAAAAGATGCGTTCACAGTAAATATCCTCTCTGCGGTTAAACATATCATATAAAATCTGCATTCCCAAATGGGACATCCCGATCTCATAAACGTCGGGGAAACACATGGCAAAGCGGATGTCCGCGGCAGACAGGTCCTTTTTAACCATATTTACCTCGCCGCCGATATAACGGGCCG
The nucleotide sequence above comes from Lacrimispora sp. BS-2. Encoded proteins:
- a CDS encoding ribonuclease E/G, giving the protein MNKLIITRWNGSVITLFQSGKETVQVDIEPQENQSVLGNIYIGKVNHIVKNINAAFVDMGGGQMGYLSLSDASIHFADQRPYDGKLRQGDEIIVQVERDAVKTKAPVLTGNLNFTGRYFVLTSGKKQIGFSSKIADQAWKQEIKPFLESRKEEDFGIIVRTNAYKVPKEELESELIQLKESFKMMLDNAKHRTCYSLLYSSAPSYLTGLRDSLKSSLEAVITDEPDIYQAVKEYLTQFQPEDLGLLTWYEDSLLPLRKLYRIEKTMEEALGKRVWLKSGGYLVIEPTEALVVIDVNTGKYSGKKELRETIKKVNLEAAEEIGHQLRLRNLSGIIIIDFIDMEAEEDRRILMERLERILSKDPVKTTVVEMTKLNLVEVTRKKMRKPLYEQALQMKEKVLL
- a CDS encoding TIGR03960 family B12-binding radical SAM protein codes for the protein MRKLALSDEILLSIEKPARYIGGEVNMVKKDLSAADIRFAMCFPDVYEIGMSHLGMQILYDMFNRREDIYCERIFSPWTDLDQIMREQNIPLFALESQDPIKKFDFIGITLQYEMCYTNILQVLDLGQIPLHWADRTEEDPIIIGGGPCAYNPEPLAEFFDMFYIGEGETVYFELMDRYKENKKNGGSRREFLEMVSEIEGIYVPAFYDVTYKEDGTIESMKPNNPHAKEKITKQMVVTMDEAYYIEKPVVPFIKVTQDRVVLEVMRGCIRGCRFCQAGNVYRPLREHSLEYLKDYACKLLKSTGHEEISLSSLSSSDYSHLEGIVNFLIDEFKDKGVNISLPSLRIDAFSLDVMSKVQDIRKSSLTFAPEAGSQRLRDVINKGLTEEIILKGAGEAFQGGWNRVKLYFMLGLPTETVEDMEGIAELSEKVAEVYYEIPKDQRNGKVQVVASSSFFVPKPFTPFQWARMCTKEEFLERAYIVKDKFKKMLNQKSLKYNYHEADLTVLEGVLARGDRKISALIEEVYKNGAIYDSWSEHFKNDIWMKAFETCGLDADFYTVRERDLEEVFPWDFIDPGVSKEFLKREWQNAINEKVTPNCRERCSGCGAMDFKGGVCYEA
- a CDS encoding TIGR03936 family radical SAM-associated protein, whose translation is MKLRIKFSKQGPVKFVGHLDVMRYFQKAMRRAGVDIKYSEGFSPHQIMSFAAPLGVGLTSNGEYMDIEVHSMEDCKTMMDQLNEVMAEGIRITECHMLNERAKNAMSLVAAADYTLTFREGKQPKDLDAFLKGLLEFVKQEHILIIKKTKKGEREVDLKDFIYELSVQGETIFMKVSAGSADNLKPELVMEAYYQWLGQTCPEFAFQIQREEVYGNTGDEEHRILVPLGLIGESLE